A genome region from Vanessa cardui chromosome 24, ilVanCard2.1, whole genome shotgun sequence includes the following:
- the LOC124540062 gene encoding uncharacterized protein LOC124540062, producing MTSASSSSARSLFAESKQRLAERVQVNMNNIASLARQIQRGSKSNELLSKAARDFAATEHLMEGSEENLKKMQLISVHMGYQYENIHKSAQMLTEINEQIAMMHR from the exons ATGACTTCAGCTTCATCAAGCAGTGCTCGATCTTTATTTGCTGAGTCTAAGCAGCGTTTAGCAGAGAGAGTTCaagttaatatgaataatatagcCTCTTTGGCTCGGCAGATACAGAGAGGGTCAAAATCAAACGAG CTCCTGTCTAAAGCTGCACGAGACTTTGCCGCCACTGAACACTTGATGGAAGGAAGTGaggaaaatcttaaaaaaatgcaaCTAATTTCTGTCCACATGGGCTACCAATACGAGAATATACATAAGTCCGCTCAAATGTTAACTGAAATTAATGAACAGATTGCTATGATGCACAgatga